The following proteins come from a genomic window of Trifolium pratense cultivar HEN17-A07 linkage group LG4, ARS_RC_1.1, whole genome shotgun sequence:
- the LOC123881596 gene encoding CDPK-related kinase 5-like: MGLCISKPNSEPHNNIIIQLQQEITVNSDSNPVVEIQNPKKSPFFPFYTPSPANHFFSGKTPGRFFRPASPAKHIRSLLARRHGSVKPNAGASISEGSESEGVAPLDKNFGFSKHFGSKYQLGEEVGRGHFGYTCSAIVKVNHKGEIKGHNVAVKVIQKVKMTTAIAIEDVRREVKILRALNGHKNLIKFYEAYEDHDNVYIVMELCEGGELLDRILSRGGKYSEEDAKAVMTQILNVVAFCHLQGVVHRDLKPENFLFSTKDENSELKAIDFGLSDFVKLDERLNDIVGSAYYVAPEVLHRAYNTEADTWSIGVIAYILLCGSRPFWARTESGIFRSVLKADPTFDEPPWPSLSDEAQDFVKRLLNKDPRKRMTAAQALGHPWIKSYKIVKVPLDILVFKLMKSYMRSSSLRKAALRALSKTLATDELNYLKEQFSLLEPNKNDTISLENIKAALMKNATDAMKESRIPDLLASLNALQYRRMDFDEFCAAALSVHQLEALDRWDQHARCAYEIFEKDGNRAIMIEELASELGLGPSVPVHAVLHDWIRHTDGKLSFLGFVKLLHGPSRSLVKPQ; encoded by the exons ATGGGTCTCTGCATTTCTAAACCCAATTCTGAACCTCACAATAACATAATCATTCAATTACAACAAGAAATCACTGTTAATTCTGATTCAAATCCAGTAGTTGAAATTCAAAACCCTAAAAAATCACCTTTTTTCCCTTTTTACACTCCAAGTCCTGCTAACCATTTTTTCTCCGGTAAAACTCCGGGGAGATTCTTTAGACCGGCGTCTCCGGCCAAGCACATTAGGTCGTTACTTGCTCGGCGTCATGGTTCCGTTAAGCCGAATGCGGGTGCTAGTATTTCGGAAGGGAGTGAAAGTGAAGGTGTTGCTCCTCTTGATAAGAATTTTGGTTTTTCAAAGCATTTTGGTAGTAAATATCAGCTTGGTGAAGAAGTTGGTAGAGGACATTTTGGTTATACTTGTTCTGCTATTGTTAAGGTTAATCATAAGGGTGAGATTAAGGGTCATAATGTTGCTGTTAAGGTTATTCAGAAAGTTAag ATGACTACTGCTATTGCTATTGAGGATGTTAGAAGGGAAGTGAAAATTTTGAGAGCTTTGAATGGAcacaaaaatttgattaaattcTATGAGGCTTATGAAGACCATGATAATGTCTATATAGTCATGGA GTTGTGCGAAGGAGGCGAGCTTTTGGACAGAATACTATCGAg AGGTGGGAAATACTCGGAGGAAGATGCAAAAGCTGTCATGACACAAATACTGAACGTTGTTGCATTTTGCCATCTACAAGGTGTTGTTCATCGTGATCTTAAACCTGAG AACTTCTTGTTTTCAACCAAAGACGAGAACTCAGAGCTGAAGGCGATAGACTTTGGCTTGTCAGATTTTGTCAAACTGG ATGAACGGCTTAATGATATCGTTGGTAGTGCATACTATGTGGCTCCCGAGGTTCTGCATAGAGCTTACAATACAGAAGCTGACACATGGAGTATTGGCGTGATtgcatatattttattatgtgGCAGTCGTCCATTTTGGGCACGAACTGAATCCGGGATCTTTCGTTCCGTATTGAAAGCTGATCCAACTTTTGATGAACCTCCTTGGCCTTCTTTGTCAGATGAGGCACAAGATTTTGTTAAGCGATTACTAAATAAAGATCCAAGGAAGAGAATGACTGCAGCGCAGGCATTAG GTCATCCATGGATTAAAAGTTATAAGATCGTAAAAGTACCCCTGGATATTCTGGTGTTCAAGCTCATGAAGTCATACATGCGTTCCTCCTCTCTACGAAAAGCAGCTTTAAGG GCTCTGTCTAAGACGTTAGCTACTGATGAGCTGAATTATTTGAAGGAGCAGTTTTCACTTTTAGAACCAAACAAAAATGACACCATTAGCTTGGAAAATATTAAAGCG GCCTTGATGAAGAATGCAACAGATGCTATGAAGGAGTCACGCATTCCTGATCTTCTGGCATCA CTCAATGCCTTGCAATATAGAAGAATGGATTTTGATGAGTTCTGTGCAGCTGCACTCAGTGTTCATCAACTTGAAGCACTTGACCGGTGGGACCAACATGCACGCTGTGCCtatgaaatttttgaaaagGATGGAAACAGAGCTATAATGATTGAGGAACTAGCTTCG GAGCTTGGCCTTGGTCCATCTGTACCTGTTCATGCTGTTCTTCATGACTGGATTAGGCACACCGATGGAAAGTTAAGCTTCCTAGGGTTTGTTAAGTTGCTACACGGTCCTTCTAGAAGTCTTGTAAAACCTCAGTAA
- the LOC123881597 gene encoding phosphoglycerate mutase-like protein 4 encodes MPYPKLAYVLRNLHPGATIQEVGSNHHHHRNATPPLRLQFPKSLTFHSFTLTTRRRTTMATHNSTNFSSPPHSDYAEIVVVRHGETAWNAISKIQGQLDVELNETGRQQAAAVGDRLSREAKLSVIYSSDLQRASETAEIIASKCGGVEVVKDADLRERHLGDLQGLVYSELAKTKPTAYKAFVSKNEDMEIPGGGESLVQLYDRSTSALDRIGTKHIGERVVVVTHGGFIRSLYQRACPNGGRPGKVLNTSVGVFHIDADDNWILKMWGDVSHLSQTGFLQSGFGGDRNSG; translated from the exons ATGCCCTACCCTAAATTAGCTTACGTGTTGAGGAACCTTCATCCGGGAGCCACAATACAAGAAGTTGGAagcaaccaccaccaccaccgaaACGCAACTCCTCCTTTGCGCCTTCAATTCCCAAAATCACTCACATTTCACTCCTTCACTCTAACAACTCGCCGCCGAACAACTATGGCTACTCACAATTCCACCAATTTCAG CTCTCCTCCTCATTCAGATTACGCTGAGATTGTTGTGGTGCGTCACGGTGAAACTGCTTGGAATGCTATTAGTAAAATCcag GGACAACTGGATGTTGAATTAAATGAAACTGGACGACAGCAAGCAGCTGCA GTGGGTGATAGACTCTCAAGGGAAGCTAAGCTCTCTGTGATATATTCTTCAGACCTTCAACGAGCTTCTGAAACAGCAGAAATAATTGCTTCCAAATGTGGAGGGGTGGAG GTTGTCAAGGATGCTGACCTACGGGAAAGACACCTGGGGGATCTTCAAGGCCTTGTTTATAGTGAACTTGCAAAAACTAAACCCACAGCTTACAAGGCTTTTGTGTCTAAGAACGAAGATATGGAAATACCA GGTGGTGGCGAAAGTCTTGTTCAACTTTATGATCGTTCCACATCTGCATTGGATAGAATTGGCACGAAGCATATAG GGGAGCGAGTAGTCGTTGTCACTCATGGAGGATTCATCAGATCACTATACCAGCGAGCCTGCCCAAATGGAGGGCGTCCTGGGAAGGTACTCAACACATCTGTTGGTGTTTTTCACATAGATGCTGATGATAATTGGATCTTAAAAATGTGGGGTGATGTTAGCCATTTGAGCCAAACTGGATTTCTACAGTCTGGTTTTGGGGGTGATAGAAATTCTGGTTAG